A window of the Desulfobacterales bacterium genome harbors these coding sequences:
- a CDS encoding nucleoside phosphorylase, with product MTTDDAITYPVIGHGFPEPGSFALMVATQSDLQALCRLFHITVDQYYALYMSRLYVVSSNGRRFSIVGPLVGAPYAAMILETLIAGGVTKVLFWGWCGAVSVGVRIGDIIVPNGAIIDEGTSRHYGSDFARISAPSSEMTKEITAALTHHRLDFHEGAVWTTDAIFRETRAKVEAFQSQDMLAVEMETSALFTVGKYRAVKVGALLVVSDELATFTWKPGFKDPRFKQNRRKACNAMGTLCQNL from the coding sequence GTGACTACCGATGATGCCATTACATACCCCGTGATCGGCCATGGCTTTCCCGAGCCGGGGTCTTTCGCTTTGATGGTCGCCACGCAGAGTGACCTTCAGGCGCTTTGCCGGCTGTTTCACATAACTGTGGATCAATATTACGCCCTTTATATGAGCCGATTGTATGTCGTATCCAGCAACGGCCGGCGCTTTTCCATTGTCGGCCCGCTGGTGGGGGCGCCTTATGCCGCTATGATTCTTGAAACATTGATAGCCGGGGGTGTCACCAAAGTCTTATTCTGGGGTTGGTGCGGCGCCGTTTCAGTCGGGGTAAGGATCGGGGATATCATCGTACCGAACGGCGCCATTATTGATGAGGGTACATCCCGTCATTATGGATCGGATTTTGCGCGCATCTCGGCGCCCTCAAGTGAAATGACAAAAGAAATCACGGCGGCCCTGACGCATCATCGCCTTGATTTTCATGAAGGCGCCGTCTGGACCACCGATGCGATCTTCCGGGAGACCCGCGCAAAGGTCGAAGCGTTTCAATCCCAAGATATGCTTGCGGTTGAGATGGAAACATCGGCCCTGTTTACCGTTGGAAAGTATCGCGCGGTGAAGGTGGGCGCGCTCCTTGTGGTTTCCGATGAGCTGGCCACCTTTACCTGGAAACCCGGGTTCAAGGATCCGCGCTTCAAACAAAACCGCCGAAAGGCATGCAATGCCATGGGGACGCTATGTCAGAATCTGTAG